In Spinacia oleracea cultivar Varoflay chromosome 5, BTI_SOV_V1, whole genome shotgun sequence, a single window of DNA contains:
- the LOC110776925 gene encoding probable galacturonosyltransferase 4 isoform X1: protein MRMRKPFLCLLFVTVISPILLYTDKLGSFVPSSPRDELAATEDISTFSQAFTGRTDQLNVLPQETVMFVKEPVGIVYDSAKLKPPNQDGKVVPEVQSVHKTRVLSTTTSNNSNDTTQPENTIRQVTEAEDNNPSLSLQTSNNIQIKSKLQPDESGGNLSKKDTVRRGHRSDKIINQASSVPNTQIRYLKDQLIRAKVYLSLGATRNNAHFIRELRQRIKEVQRALGDATKDSELPRNVHEKSRAMDQTLDKGKLIQDDCAATVKKLRAILHSTEEQLRVHRKQTMFLTQLTAKTLPKGLHCLPLRLSTEFYALNHSQQQFPYQEKLDDPRLYHYALFSDNVLASAVVVNSTISHAKDPSRHVFHIVTDRLNYAAMRMWFLVNPPSKATINVQNVEEFTWLNASYSPVLKQLGSPSMIDYYFKSHRATSDSNLKFRNPKYLSILNHLRFYLPEIFPKLKKVLFLDDDLVVHKDLTRLWSIDLKGNVNGAVETCGETFHRFDRYLNFSNPLISKNFDPHACGWAYGMNIFDLEEWKRQNITEVYHTWQKLNHDRQLWKLGTLPPGLITFWKRTYPLDRLWHVLGLGYNPSVNPRDIEKAAVLHYNGNMKPWLEIGMPKYRGYWSKYVDYDQVYLRECNINPS from the exons ATGAGGATGCGGAAACCCTTTCTGTGTTTGCTTTTTGTGACGGTGATATCCCCCATTCTTCTTTACACCGACAAGCTTGGCAGCTTTGTGCCTTCATCCC CTCGGGATGAACTTGCCGCAACCGAAGATATCTCCACCTTC TCTCAGGCTTTCACTGGTCGTACCGACCAACTTAATGTGCTTCCTCAG GAAACTGTAATGTTTGTCAAGGAACCTGTTGGAATTGTTTATGATTCTGCTAAactcaaacccccaaatcaag ATGGCAAGGTGGTTCCGGAAGTGCAATCTGTGCATAAAACCCGAGTTTTATCAACAACTACAAGTAATAATAGCAATGATACTACTCAACCTGAAAACACCATCAGACAAGTTACAGAAGCTGAGGACAACAATCCCTCGCTCTCTCTTCAGACTTCCAACAATATT CAGATAAAATCTAAGCTTCAACCTGATGAAAGTGGTGGTAATCTTAGCAAGAAAGATACTGTTAGACGGGGGCATAGAAGTGACAAGATTATTAACCAAGCGAGCAGTGTGCCAAATACTCAGATTCGCTATCTGAAAGATCAGCTAATCAGGGCAAAGGTTTATCTTTCCCTCGGTGCTACGAGAAACAATGCTCACTTCATCAGGGAACTCCGCCAAAGGATAAAGGAAGTACAAAGGGCACTTGGAGATGCAACAAAGGATTCTGAACTTCCGAGGAA TGTTCATGAAAAATCGAGAGCGATGGATCAGACATTGGACAAGGGAAAACTAATTCAAGATGATTGTGCAGCTACGGTGAAGAAGCTCCGTGCTATCCTTCACTCAACAGAAGAGCAGCTCCGTGTTCACAGAAAGCAGACCATGTTTTTAACTCAATTAACTGCAAAGACACTTCCTAAGGGTCTTCACTGTCTTCCTTTGCGCCTTTCAACCGAATTCTATGCCCTGAATCATTCTCAGCAACAGTTTCCTTACCAAGAGAAATTGGATGACCCTCGGCTATATCATTATGCGTTATTTTCGGACAATGTGTTGGCGTCTGCAGTGGTTGTAAATTCTACTATTTCCCATGCCAAG GATCCATCAAGACACGTCTTCCACATTGTCACTGATAGACTCAATTATGCAGCAATGAGGATGTGGTTCTTAGTAAATCCGCCAAGTAAAGCTACCATTAATGTTCAAAATGTTGAAGAATTTACTTGGTTGAATGCAAGTTACAGTCCAGTTCTCAAGCAACTGGGATCTCCATCTATGATAGACTACTACTTCAAGAGTCACCGTGCTACATCAGATTCAAATTTGAAATTCCGTAACCCGAAGTATCTGTCTATACTCAACCACCTTCGATTTTACCTGCCAGAGATATTCCCAAAGCTGAAAAAGGTTCTGTTCCTAGATGATGACCTAGTGGTTCATAAGGACCTTACCAGACTTTGGTCCATTGATCTGAAGGGGAATGTGAATGGTGCTGTTGAGACCTGTGGGGAGACCTTCCATCGTTTTGACCGATATCTAAATTTTTCAAACCCTCTCATCTCAAAAAATTTTGACCCACATGCTTGTGGGTGGGCATATGGAATGAACATCTTTGATTTAGAAGAGTGGAAGAGACAAAATATCACTGAGGTGTACCACACTTGGCAAAAGCTG AATCATGACAGACAGTTGTGGAAGCTAGGAACTTTGCCTCCGGGTCTTATTACATTTTGGAAACGAACGTACCCTCTAGACCGATTATGGCATGTGCTTGGTCTAGGTTATAATCCTAGTGTCAACCCAAGGGACATTGAAAAAGCCGCTGTTCTACATTACAATGGAAACATGAAACCATGGCTTGAGATTGGGATGCCTAAGTACCGAGGTTACTGGTCAAAATACGTTGATTATGACCAAGTATATTTGCGGGAGTGCAACATTAATCCTTCTTAA
- the LOC110776925 gene encoding probable galacturonosyltransferase 4 isoform X2, with translation MRMRKPFLCLLFVTVISPILLYTDKLGSFVPSSPRDELAATEDISTFAFTGRTDQLNVLPQETVMFVKEPVGIVYDSAKLKPPNQDGKVVPEVQSVHKTRVLSTTTSNNSNDTTQPENTIRQVTEAEDNNPSLSLQTSNNIQIKSKLQPDESGGNLSKKDTVRRGHRSDKIINQASSVPNTQIRYLKDQLIRAKVYLSLGATRNNAHFIRELRQRIKEVQRALGDATKDSELPRNVHEKSRAMDQTLDKGKLIQDDCAATVKKLRAILHSTEEQLRVHRKQTMFLTQLTAKTLPKGLHCLPLRLSTEFYALNHSQQQFPYQEKLDDPRLYHYALFSDNVLASAVVVNSTISHAKDPSRHVFHIVTDRLNYAAMRMWFLVNPPSKATINVQNVEEFTWLNASYSPVLKQLGSPSMIDYYFKSHRATSDSNLKFRNPKYLSILNHLRFYLPEIFPKLKKVLFLDDDLVVHKDLTRLWSIDLKGNVNGAVETCGETFHRFDRYLNFSNPLISKNFDPHACGWAYGMNIFDLEEWKRQNITEVYHTWQKLNHDRQLWKLGTLPPGLITFWKRTYPLDRLWHVLGLGYNPSVNPRDIEKAAVLHYNGNMKPWLEIGMPKYRGYWSKYVDYDQVYLRECNINPS, from the exons ATGAGGATGCGGAAACCCTTTCTGTGTTTGCTTTTTGTGACGGTGATATCCCCCATTCTTCTTTACACCGACAAGCTTGGCAGCTTTGTGCCTTCATCCC CTCGGGATGAACTTGCCGCAACCGAAGATATCTCCACCTTC GCTTTCACTGGTCGTACCGACCAACTTAATGTGCTTCCTCAG GAAACTGTAATGTTTGTCAAGGAACCTGTTGGAATTGTTTATGATTCTGCTAAactcaaacccccaaatcaag ATGGCAAGGTGGTTCCGGAAGTGCAATCTGTGCATAAAACCCGAGTTTTATCAACAACTACAAGTAATAATAGCAATGATACTACTCAACCTGAAAACACCATCAGACAAGTTACAGAAGCTGAGGACAACAATCCCTCGCTCTCTCTTCAGACTTCCAACAATATT CAGATAAAATCTAAGCTTCAACCTGATGAAAGTGGTGGTAATCTTAGCAAGAAAGATACTGTTAGACGGGGGCATAGAAGTGACAAGATTATTAACCAAGCGAGCAGTGTGCCAAATACTCAGATTCGCTATCTGAAAGATCAGCTAATCAGGGCAAAGGTTTATCTTTCCCTCGGTGCTACGAGAAACAATGCTCACTTCATCAGGGAACTCCGCCAAAGGATAAAGGAAGTACAAAGGGCACTTGGAGATGCAACAAAGGATTCTGAACTTCCGAGGAA TGTTCATGAAAAATCGAGAGCGATGGATCAGACATTGGACAAGGGAAAACTAATTCAAGATGATTGTGCAGCTACGGTGAAGAAGCTCCGTGCTATCCTTCACTCAACAGAAGAGCAGCTCCGTGTTCACAGAAAGCAGACCATGTTTTTAACTCAATTAACTGCAAAGACACTTCCTAAGGGTCTTCACTGTCTTCCTTTGCGCCTTTCAACCGAATTCTATGCCCTGAATCATTCTCAGCAACAGTTTCCTTACCAAGAGAAATTGGATGACCCTCGGCTATATCATTATGCGTTATTTTCGGACAATGTGTTGGCGTCTGCAGTGGTTGTAAATTCTACTATTTCCCATGCCAAG GATCCATCAAGACACGTCTTCCACATTGTCACTGATAGACTCAATTATGCAGCAATGAGGATGTGGTTCTTAGTAAATCCGCCAAGTAAAGCTACCATTAATGTTCAAAATGTTGAAGAATTTACTTGGTTGAATGCAAGTTACAGTCCAGTTCTCAAGCAACTGGGATCTCCATCTATGATAGACTACTACTTCAAGAGTCACCGTGCTACATCAGATTCAAATTTGAAATTCCGTAACCCGAAGTATCTGTCTATACTCAACCACCTTCGATTTTACCTGCCAGAGATATTCCCAAAGCTGAAAAAGGTTCTGTTCCTAGATGATGACCTAGTGGTTCATAAGGACCTTACCAGACTTTGGTCCATTGATCTGAAGGGGAATGTGAATGGTGCTGTTGAGACCTGTGGGGAGACCTTCCATCGTTTTGACCGATATCTAAATTTTTCAAACCCTCTCATCTCAAAAAATTTTGACCCACATGCTTGTGGGTGGGCATATGGAATGAACATCTTTGATTTAGAAGAGTGGAAGAGACAAAATATCACTGAGGTGTACCACACTTGGCAAAAGCTG AATCATGACAGACAGTTGTGGAAGCTAGGAACTTTGCCTCCGGGTCTTATTACATTTTGGAAACGAACGTACCCTCTAGACCGATTATGGCATGTGCTTGGTCTAGGTTATAATCCTAGTGTCAACCCAAGGGACATTGAAAAAGCCGCTGTTCTACATTACAATGGAAACATGAAACCATGGCTTGAGATTGGGATGCCTAAGTACCGAGGTTACTGGTCAAAATACGTTGATTATGACCAAGTATATTTGCGGGAGTGCAACATTAATCCTTCTTAA